Proteins co-encoded in one Hyalangium ruber genomic window:
- a CDS encoding pyridoxal-dependent decarboxylase yields the protein MSDERDEAVPHLNAEEFRRLGHQMVDWIANYWARLESFPVRSQVAPGEVAAKLPLHAPEEGLGGGEGWDAVFRDLDAVVLPGITHWQSPSFFAYFPANASGPAVLGELLSAGLGVQGMLWSTSPAATELETRVLDWLAELMALPQAFRSTSGTGGGVIQGTASEATLVAMVAARARVRRQRPGDAPLVAYASTQAHSSVLKAAMLCGVARDASDTLHVRMVETDASYAMNPEALQRALGEDLAAGRQPFFVCASLGTTSSGAFDPLGPVSRAMGDTGVSAAGGWLHVDAAWAGAALLCPEYREPATGLEAVDSFAFNPHKWLLTNFDCNAFYTRDRSALLDALSVTPEYLRNAASASGAVIDYRDWQVPLGRRFRALKLWFVLRHYGAKGLRAYIREHVRLAGLFEDWVRQDTRFELAAPRALSLVCFRLAPRPGEAPSETDARNRALLERLNASGSAFLTHTVLPGVGGASARYVLRMAIGAPSTEERHVRACWEALQRLAET from the coding sequence ATGAGTGACGAGCGCGACGAGGCGGTGCCCCACCTGAATGCCGAGGAGTTCCGGCGGTTGGGCCACCAGATGGTGGACTGGATCGCCAACTACTGGGCGCGGCTGGAGTCCTTCCCCGTGCGCTCGCAGGTGGCGCCGGGCGAGGTGGCCGCGAAGCTGCCGCTGCACGCTCCCGAGGAGGGACTGGGTGGCGGCGAGGGCTGGGACGCCGTCTTCCGGGACCTGGATGCCGTGGTGCTGCCGGGCATCACCCACTGGCAGTCGCCTTCGTTCTTCGCGTACTTCCCCGCCAACGCCTCGGGCCCGGCGGTGCTCGGAGAGCTGCTGTCCGCGGGGCTGGGCGTGCAGGGGATGCTCTGGTCCACGAGCCCCGCCGCCACCGAGCTGGAGACGCGGGTGCTGGACTGGCTGGCGGAGCTGATGGCGCTGCCGCAGGCCTTCCGCTCTACCTCGGGCACGGGGGGCGGCGTCATCCAGGGCACGGCGAGCGAGGCCACGCTGGTGGCGATGGTGGCGGCCCGCGCCCGGGTGCGGCGCCAGCGGCCTGGAGATGCGCCCCTCGTGGCGTACGCCTCCACCCAGGCACACTCCTCGGTGCTCAAGGCCGCCATGCTGTGCGGCGTGGCGCGCGATGCGAGCGACACCCTGCACGTGCGCATGGTGGAGACGGATGCTTCCTACGCGATGAACCCGGAGGCGCTCCAGCGCGCCCTTGGCGAGGACCTGGCCGCGGGACGGCAGCCCTTCTTCGTTTGCGCCTCGCTCGGGACCACCTCCTCGGGAGCGTTCGACCCGCTGGGGCCGGTGTCTCGGGCGATGGGGGACACGGGCGTGTCCGCCGCGGGCGGCTGGCTCCACGTGGACGCGGCGTGGGCCGGCGCGGCGCTGCTCTGCCCGGAGTACCGGGAGCCAGCCACGGGGCTCGAGGCGGTGGACTCGTTCGCCTTCAACCCGCACAAGTGGCTGCTCACCAACTTCGACTGCAACGCCTTCTACACGCGGGACCGGAGCGCGCTGCTCGACGCGCTGAGCGTGACGCCCGAGTACCTGCGCAACGCCGCCAGTGCCAGCGGCGCCGTCATCGACTACCGGGACTGGCAGGTGCCGCTCGGCCGCCGCTTCCGCGCGCTGAAGTTGTGGTTCGTCCTTCGCCACTACGGTGCGAAGGGCCTGCGGGCCTACATCCGTGAGCACGTGCGGCTTGCGGGGCTGTTCGAGGACTGGGTGCGCCAGGACACGCGCTTCGAGCTGGCGGCGCCGCGCGCGCTGAGCCTGGTGTGCTTCCGCCTCGCGCCGCGCCCGGGAGAGGCGCCCTCGGAGACGGACGCACGCAACCGCGCGCTGTTGGAGCGGCTGAACGCCAGCGGGAGCGCGTTCCTCACGCACACGGTGTTGCCAGGGGTGGGCGGAGCAAGCGCGAGGTACGTGCTGCGCATGGCCATCGGCGCCCCGAGCACGGAGGAGCGGCACGTACGCGCATGCTGGGAGGCGCTCCAGCGGCTCGCCGAAACGTGA
- a CDS encoding polysaccharide lyase has translation MRFLSVWLVTLAVSGPALAGVVWRGDFETGNRSQYSGVQMVSADRLQVVTSPVAEGRYALKATVVQGDDPIDSSGNRNELFHLSNETAGTEYYYRWKVMFAPDYPSERAWQVFTQWHHDGCCGSPPVEFHVYGEEMRLTLTSSVTPWTAPLTRGVWHEFIFHVKWSADANTGFIELWHNREKVVPRTNLATMYAGTKNYLKLGLYRKDTIVPVGVVYHDAFIKGTQLADVLPPAPPDAGTPPPDAGTPDAGLPPAEPDPSTPAPEAPTSGGETTPGGTPETGESPPGGVPEIIESGTNTGIGCSAAGSPLAALALLGLLGALRARYRR, from the coding sequence TTGAGATTCCTCTCCGTATGGCTTGTGACGTTGGCGGTGTCCGGGCCGGCCTTGGCGGGTGTGGTGTGGAGGGGGGACTTCGAGACGGGCAACCGGTCGCAGTACTCGGGGGTGCAGATGGTGAGCGCGGACCGGCTGCAGGTGGTGACGAGCCCGGTGGCGGAGGGCCGCTACGCGCTGAAGGCCACGGTGGTGCAGGGCGATGACCCCATCGACTCCAGCGGCAACCGCAACGAGCTGTTCCACTTGAGCAACGAGACCGCGGGCACGGAGTACTACTACCGCTGGAAGGTGATGTTCGCGCCGGACTACCCCAGCGAGCGCGCCTGGCAGGTCTTCACCCAGTGGCACCACGACGGGTGCTGCGGCTCGCCGCCGGTGGAGTTCCACGTCTACGGGGAGGAGATGCGGCTGACGCTCACCAGCAGCGTCACCCCGTGGACCGCGCCGCTGACGCGCGGGGTGTGGCACGAGTTCATCTTCCACGTGAAGTGGTCGGCCGACGCGAACACGGGCTTCATCGAGCTGTGGCACAACCGAGAGAAGGTGGTGCCCCGGACGAACCTGGCGACGATGTACGCGGGGACGAAGAACTATTTGAAGCTGGGGCTGTACCGCAAGGACACCATCGTCCCGGTGGGCGTCGTCTACCATGACGCCTTCATCAAGGGGACGCAGCTGGCGGATGTGCTGCCTCCGGCCCCGCCGGACGCGGGCACGCCGCCGCCGGACGCGGGCACGCCCGATGCGGGCCTGCCGCCCGCCGAGCCAGACCCGAGCACGCCCGCGCCGGAGGCGCCCACGTCCGGAGGCGAGACGACGCCCGGTGGCACTCCGGAAACGGGAGAGTCCCCGCCCGGCGGAGTCCCGGAGATCATCGAGTCGGGCACCAACACGGGCATCGGCTGCTCCGCCGCGGGCAGCCCGCTCGCGGCGTTGGCGCTGCTGGGGTTGCTGGGAGCCCTGCGCGCCCGCTATCGGCGGTGA
- a CDS encoding arginine N-succinyltransferase has protein sequence MLVLRDVQKSDLAGLKRLAAVLNTVNLPNNEETLSSMIDKSIRSFAGKVKNPMEREYLFVLEDARNQHLIGTSMIIAQHGTYEAPHIYYEVSEREHYSASIDRHFRHKVLSIAYHYEGPTEIGGLVVDPPYRATPDKPGKQLSFVRFLFIAMHRRLFRPRVLAELLPPLLPDGRSLLWEACGRKFTGLSYQEADRLSRQNKEFIKELFPASDIYASLFPTRVQKVLGEVGPQTRGVQRMLERIGFRYVERIDPFDGGPHFEANVTDITLVRRYRTAKLASEDFEQEGDDMLVAFERDSGRNRFRAVRAQVRMDDQTVYLPSRAKEVLDAPVGARLSLIPFE, from the coding sequence ATGCTTGTCCTGCGTGACGTCCAGAAGAGCGATCTGGCCGGCCTCAAGCGGCTGGCCGCCGTGCTCAATACGGTGAATCTCCCCAACAACGAGGAGACGCTCTCATCGATGATCGACAAGTCGATCCGGAGCTTCGCCGGCAAGGTGAAGAACCCCATGGAGCGCGAGTACCTCTTCGTGCTCGAGGATGCGCGCAACCAGCACCTCATCGGCACCTCGATGATCATCGCGCAGCACGGCACCTACGAGGCGCCGCACATCTATTACGAGGTGAGCGAGCGCGAGCACTACTCGGCCTCCATCGACCGGCACTTCCGGCACAAGGTGCTCTCCATCGCCTACCACTACGAGGGCCCGACGGAGATCGGCGGCCTCGTGGTGGACCCGCCCTACCGCGCCACCCCGGACAAGCCCGGCAAGCAGCTGTCCTTCGTGCGCTTCCTCTTCATCGCCATGCACCGGCGCCTGTTCCGCCCTCGGGTGCTGGCCGAGCTGCTGCCGCCGCTCCTTCCGGACGGGCGCAGCCTGCTGTGGGAGGCCTGCGGCAGGAAGTTCACCGGCCTGTCCTACCAGGAGGCTGACCGCCTCAGCCGGCAGAACAAGGAGTTCATCAAGGAGCTGTTCCCCGCCTCGGACATCTACGCCTCGCTGTTCCCGACGCGGGTGCAGAAGGTGCTGGGCGAAGTGGGCCCGCAGACGCGCGGCGTGCAGCGCATGCTGGAGCGCATCGGCTTCCGGTACGTGGAGCGCATCGACCCGTTCGACGGTGGGCCGCACTTCGAGGCCAACGTGACGGACATCACCCTGGTGCGCCGCTACCGCACGGCGAAGCTGGCCTCGGAGGACTTCGAGCAGGAGGGGGACGACATGCTCGTCGCCTTCGAGCGGGACTCGGGCCGCAACCGCTTCCGCGCGGTGCGCGCGCAGGTGCGCATGGACGACCAGACGGTGTACCTGCCCTCTCGCGCCAAGGAAGTGCTCGACGCGCCCGTCGGCGCACGGCTGTCCCTCATCCCCTTCGAGTAG
- a CDS encoding transglutaminase domain-containing protein codes for MVTLKRTPGRFTYHSLHLHRREGHVGARTREVALALDSQGHVEGSQSLPQALWVWQAPARNGCVTGREELTGREGPHCVTSIQGREVEGTMLGAPFRARYDGAGRLQALEVGASRFTVAAPGERLRPPPDLFAEGVPVEGPRGALRFEPPWPVPARLPGMTEWEKGAARALAERVHAAFPEKGPGEADWREGGEGEAGGCLAHALRFAAEAEGLGQKVALVHGLLVVDGGPARPHAWVRVALAGGGTLELDPTSLDAVLPQTHLPLALVDAKDSGREAGERWLELLRGSHRVVRRP; via the coding sequence ATGGTGACGTTGAAGCGGACGCCTGGCCGCTTCACCTACCACTCGCTGCACCTGCACCGGCGCGAGGGGCACGTGGGGGCCCGGACACGGGAGGTGGCGTTGGCGTTGGATTCCCAGGGCCACGTGGAGGGCTCCCAGAGTCTGCCGCAGGCGCTGTGGGTGTGGCAGGCCCCCGCGCGCAACGGCTGTGTGACGGGGCGCGAGGAGCTGACCGGGCGCGAGGGGCCGCACTGTGTCACCTCCATTCAGGGGCGGGAGGTGGAGGGGACGATGCTGGGGGCGCCCTTCCGGGCCCGGTACGACGGGGCGGGGCGGCTTCAGGCGCTGGAGGTGGGCGCCTCCCGCTTCACCGTGGCGGCGCCCGGCGAGCGGCTGCGGCCTCCTCCCGACCTCTTCGCCGAGGGCGTGCCGGTGGAGGGGCCGCGCGGGGCGTTGCGCTTCGAGCCGCCGTGGCCGGTGCCGGCGCGGCTGCCGGGAATGACGGAGTGGGAGAAGGGCGCGGCGAGAGCCCTGGCCGAGCGTGTCCACGCGGCCTTTCCGGAGAAGGGGCCGGGCGAGGCGGACTGGCGCGAGGGAGGCGAGGGAGAGGCGGGCGGGTGCCTGGCTCACGCGCTGCGCTTCGCCGCGGAGGCGGAGGGACTGGGCCAGAAGGTGGCGCTGGTCCACGGGCTGCTGGTGGTGGACGGAGGACCGGCGCGGCCGCACGCCTGGGTGCGGGTGGCGCTCGCGGGCGGCGGGACGCTGGAGCTGGACCCCACCTCGCTGGACGCGGTGCTGCCCCAGACGCACCTGCCGCTGGCGCTGGTGGACGCGAAGGACTCCGGGCGCGAGGCGGGTGAGCGCTGGCTGGAGTTGCTGCGCGGCAGCCACCGTGTGGTGCGGCGCCCCTGA
- a CDS encoding ABC transporter substrate-binding protein, with protein MGAKRYLFGFGLVGGLTTALVLGGLQSLLTGESRTLSEWLALLLGTPLLYLLGGWLSWFRWAGQRGRARRRVLTQLAEGDLAITSQLHFEGKEDVRRLIASLRRAISQVQRVTVNMHRTSTSVSEQARVLMEAARRQGTAVDRSLDSVSSMGASLHSAGQRVLQMENFAQETTSSLLEMTERLQQVGHALSILDEFSHHTSELVQAMSERLSNIASAGDELARFANETESFVSMVGTGIDAVRRRASETNQLALAVTATAQRGEELVNDSVKGMYRVEETVRKAAEIVDSLGVRSMEIGRIVDVIQEIADQTNLLALNAAIIAAQAGEHGRPFGVVANEIRGLAERTARSTREISSMVTGVREAVSTAVLLVKEGRAQATAGVQRGDRAAGALVEIRSITQRTFAAVESTVEETKRLESQGSTVVEASKRVASQVDEVTRAAIEQSGHARELVRQTREMARLARDASDKVDGQARIGRNLSEAVMRLASAIEEIRNAHAVLTTGEEAIRVEVSRVREDARRVIRSGDELSRTVDQLGNEAVTLEAEVFRFRLPRPRPGGRLRVGIHQSSSLRTRQNLDPIFSVENQLAELCACVFSGLLRLEDGVLVPDLANQWEADPTARIFRFHLRRGVTFHDGMALTAYDVKRHFERLLDPAVRSPDRTLLEDIEGAQEYTAGTSREVSGIHALDDMTLEIRLREPKAFFLHLLALTPTAIARVDMNGRMLGTGPYRLMSFEQDRIVMERNPTYFRSGQPLLDRLEFKLEESRQDALARLKSGQVDVVSFLYAQQAQMPGMEDFQVIASATPSTAFIGLNLRESLYDDVRVRQAIRAGLDIPALVEQFHPGARPARTLTPPELLQESEPGVVPGPDLVRAEQLLRDAGVRTVPLTLYYPAGQDTSTEDQVLFRRLIDAGLLELRYMELPQQEYASRLREGRIPAFRNLWIADYPDPDNFLYFLLHSSAQTIYPLGYQNAELDKITAEARVSIDPELRQQLYRRAEKIFEQDCPLIPLYHDRIYAVASPMVQGLRLHMTPPQVRYEDLWVDSDAAL; from the coding sequence ATGGGAGCCAAACGGTACCTCTTCGGGTTCGGTCTCGTCGGGGGACTCACCACGGCGCTGGTCCTCGGCGGGCTGCAAAGCCTGCTCACGGGAGAGTCACGCACGCTGAGCGAGTGGCTCGCGCTGCTGCTCGGCACACCCCTGCTGTACCTGCTGGGCGGCTGGCTGTCGTGGTTCCGCTGGGCGGGACAGCGCGGCCGCGCGCGCCGTCGCGTCCTCACCCAGCTGGCCGAGGGAGACCTGGCCATCACCTCGCAGCTGCACTTCGAGGGCAAGGAGGACGTGCGCCGCCTCATCGCCTCGCTGCGCCGCGCCATCTCCCAGGTGCAGCGGGTGACGGTGAACATGCACCGCACCAGCACCTCCGTCTCCGAGCAGGCGCGGGTGTTGATGGAGGCCGCGCGCCGGCAGGGCACGGCGGTGGACCGCTCGCTGGACTCGGTGTCCAGCATGGGCGCGAGCCTCCACAGCGCCGGCCAGCGCGTGCTGCAGATGGAGAACTTCGCCCAGGAGACGACCAGCTCCCTGCTGGAGATGACCGAGCGGTTGCAGCAGGTGGGCCACGCCCTGTCCATCCTGGATGAGTTCTCGCACCACACCAGCGAGCTGGTGCAGGCCATGAGCGAGCGGCTCAGCAACATCGCCTCCGCGGGAGACGAGCTGGCGCGCTTCGCCAACGAGACCGAGAGCTTCGTGTCCATGGTGGGCACCGGCATCGACGCCGTGCGCCGCCGCGCCAGTGAGACCAACCAGCTCGCCCTGGCGGTGACGGCCACCGCCCAGCGCGGCGAGGAGCTGGTCAACGACAGCGTCAAGGGCATGTACCGCGTCGAGGAGACGGTGCGGAAGGCCGCGGAAATCGTCGACTCGCTGGGCGTGCGCTCCATGGAGATCGGCCGCATCGTCGACGTCATCCAGGAGATCGCCGACCAGACGAACCTGCTGGCGCTCAATGCCGCCATCATCGCCGCGCAGGCGGGCGAGCACGGACGGCCCTTCGGCGTGGTCGCCAACGAGATTCGCGGGCTGGCCGAGCGCACCGCGCGCTCCACCCGGGAAATCTCTTCCATGGTGACGGGCGTGCGCGAGGCGGTGAGCACCGCGGTGCTGCTGGTGAAGGAGGGCCGCGCGCAGGCCACCGCGGGCGTGCAGCGCGGGGACCGGGCGGCCGGAGCGCTGGTGGAGATTCGCAGCATCACCCAGCGCACCTTCGCCGCCGTGGAGTCCACCGTGGAGGAGACCAAGCGCCTGGAGTCGCAGGGCTCCACCGTGGTGGAGGCCAGCAAGCGGGTGGCGAGCCAGGTGGACGAGGTGACGCGGGCGGCCATCGAGCAGTCCGGGCACGCGCGCGAGCTGGTGCGGCAGACCCGGGAGATGGCGCGACTGGCCCGGGACGCCTCGGACAAAGTGGATGGACAGGCGCGCATCGGCCGCAACCTGTCCGAGGCGGTGATGCGGCTGGCGTCAGCCATCGAGGAGATCCGCAACGCGCACGCGGTGCTCACCACGGGCGAAGAGGCCATCCGCGTGGAGGTGTCCCGGGTGCGCGAGGACGCGCGCCGCGTCATCCGCAGCGGCGATGAGCTGAGCCGCACCGTGGATCAGCTCGGCAACGAGGCGGTGACCCTGGAGGCGGAGGTGTTCCGCTTCCGCCTGCCCCGCCCGCGCCCGGGCGGGAGGCTGCGCGTGGGCATCCACCAGTCCTCCTCGCTGCGCACGCGGCAGAACCTGGATCCGATCTTCAGCGTGGAGAACCAGCTGGCGGAGCTGTGCGCGTGCGTCTTCTCCGGGCTGCTGCGGCTGGAGGATGGCGTCCTGGTGCCGGACCTGGCCAACCAGTGGGAGGCCGACCCCACGGCGCGCATCTTCCGCTTCCACCTGCGCCGGGGCGTCACCTTCCATGATGGCATGGCGCTGACGGCCTATGACGTGAAGCGCCACTTCGAGCGGCTGCTCGACCCGGCGGTGCGCTCGCCGGACCGCACCCTGCTGGAGGACATCGAAGGGGCGCAGGAGTACACCGCCGGCACCAGCCGCGAGGTGAGCGGCATCCACGCGTTGGATGACATGACGCTGGAGATTCGCCTGCGCGAGCCCAAGGCGTTCTTCCTCCACCTGCTGGCGCTGACGCCCACGGCAATCGCTCGGGTGGACATGAACGGGCGCATGCTCGGCACCGGGCCCTACCGCCTGATGAGCTTCGAGCAGGACCGCATCGTCATGGAGCGCAACCCCACCTACTTCCGCTCCGGGCAGCCGCTGCTGGACCGGCTCGAGTTCAAGCTGGAGGAGTCCCGGCAGGATGCGCTCGCCCGGCTCAAGTCCGGCCAGGTGGATGTCGTCTCCTTCCTCTATGCCCAGCAGGCACAGATGCCCGGCATGGAGGACTTCCAGGTCATCGCCAGCGCCACGCCCTCCACGGCCTTCATCGGGTTGAACCTGCGCGAGTCGCTCTATGACGACGTGCGGGTGCGGCAGGCCATCCGCGCGGGGTTGGACATCCCCGCCCTGGTGGAGCAGTTCCACCCAGGGGCCCGCCCGGCGCGCACGCTCACGCCGCCGGAGCTGCTCCAGGAGAGCGAGCCGGGCGTGGTGCCAGGGCCGGATCTCGTTCGGGCCGAGCAGTTGCTGCGCGACGCGGGCGTGCGCACGGTGCCGCTGACGCTCTATTACCCCGCCGGCCAGGACACGAGCACCGAGGACCAGGTGCTCTTCCGCCGCCTCATCGACGCGGGGCTCCTGGAGCTGCGGTACATGGAGCTGCCTCAGCAGGAGTACGCCTCGCGGCTTCGCGAGGGTCGCATCCCCGCCTTCCGGAACCTCTGGATCGCCGACTACCCGGACCCGGACAACTTCCTCTACTTCCTGCTCCACTCGAGCGCGCAGACCATCTACCCGCTCGGCTACCAGAACGCGGAGCTGGACAAGATCACCGCCGAGGCGCGCGTCTCCATTGATCCGGAGCTGCGCCAGCAGCTCTACCGGCGCGCCGAGAAGATCTTCGAGCAGGACTGCCCGCTCATTCCCCTGTACCACGACCGCATCTACGCCGTGGCGAGCCCCATGGTGCAGGGCCTGCGGCTGCACATGACGCCGCCGCAGGTGCGCTACGAGGATCTGTGGGTGGACTCGGACGCGGCGCTCTGA
- a CDS encoding type VI immunity family protein, producing MSERFPVFRLMSKGDRMVARDGLVLCFFMRRPHGEIAPALWRALQTYRRAILPQSLNWYGAEDGDTLPLDDKGWEHIRWKLLERPWGDAWNVDLEEDCSEIGGYHFEYRGWRLDAPSFERDEDSSCGVSFTFPTEYLLGHGPAHLRTVALELAHELPFSFGYASLAVISPHGMWYAARHELIGLLNRYMGLDFYHLDSTCSVIGTRARGAYWLTFLGQPLLSQLGGIEALRHKLPFQDITFHPLEGERLLLTLGQWPDAIDIQSSRKLDVAHYRALAHLLEPLLYEERSGWVSLDKDNMRRWLRRLCQ from the coding sequence ATGAGCGAGCGCTTTCCCGTCTTCCGCTTGATGAGCAAGGGCGACAGGATGGTCGCCCGTGACGGACTCGTCCTCTGCTTCTTCATGCGCCGCCCGCATGGAGAGATCGCCCCCGCTCTGTGGCGGGCCTTACAGACCTACCGTCGTGCCATCCTCCCGCAGTCGCTCAACTGGTATGGGGCGGAAGATGGAGACACCCTCCCGCTCGATGACAAGGGCTGGGAGCACATCCGCTGGAAACTCCTCGAGCGACCCTGGGGGGATGCCTGGAACGTCGACCTGGAGGAGGACTGTAGCGAAATAGGCGGCTACCACTTCGAGTACCGGGGCTGGAGACTCGATGCCCCGAGCTTCGAACGCGACGAGGACTCTAGCTGTGGGGTGAGCTTCACCTTTCCCACCGAGTACCTCCTGGGGCACGGTCCCGCCCACCTGCGCACCGTGGCCCTGGAGCTGGCTCACGAGCTGCCCTTCAGCTTCGGCTACGCCAGTCTGGCCGTTATCTCCCCACACGGGATGTGGTACGCGGCCCGCCACGAGCTGATCGGCCTGCTCAATCGCTACATGGGCTTGGACTTCTATCACTTGGATTCCACTTGCTCGGTCATTGGCACCCGCGCCAGAGGCGCCTACTGGCTCACCTTCCTGGGTCAACCCCTGCTCAGTCAGCTCGGTGGCATCGAGGCGCTGCGACACAAGCTCCCCTTCCAGGACATCACCTTCCACCCGCTGGAAGGTGAGCGCCTGCTGCTCACCCTCGGGCAGTGGCCCGATGCCATCGACATCCAGAGCTCGCGGAAACTCGATGTGGCGCACTACCGGGCCCTGGCTCACCTGCTGGAGCCCCTCCTCTACGAGGAGCGCTCTGGCTGGGTTTCCCTCGACAAGGACAACATGCGCCGCTGGCTCCGCCGCCTCTGTCAGTGA
- a CDS encoding phosphotransferase — protein sequence MTTSAGPRYAPVDEVVGRWRLLERAGGGTFGTVFRAQLTSEPGTVAAVKIARHPGDPRFEREAKLLDEARSPHLPRLLDKGEWTSPAGQRYPYLVMQWVEGLSLYAWRNARGLTQASAAQVLCHVARALADTSSAEPPRLLPPGALVTVAPELERLILPLLSKNSQERGSAAELAQALEQAAASAGHAPIAASPSVMETQKTARPGPRPRLTVPSWLTWAGSSALGACVVIAVWTGVHGPKAPEATHPSVRAEEEKPEASVSDERRTSLADAGVEEALAAVHELPSARFGTPHFGREMPREPFKGQRKPPCGRLEVAINGACWVEVGRQKPPCGNDGFDWNGLCYIPSFNSPRQPTSGEP from the coding sequence ATGACGACATCCGCCGGCCCTCGGTACGCTCCCGTTGATGAAGTCGTCGGCCGCTGGCGCCTGCTCGAGCGCGCCGGCGGTGGCACCTTCGGGACGGTCTTCCGCGCGCAGCTCACCTCCGAGCCAGGCACCGTGGCCGCAGTGAAGATTGCCCGCCACCCTGGCGATCCACGCTTCGAGCGGGAGGCGAAGTTGCTGGATGAGGCCCGCTCGCCGCACCTCCCCAGACTCTTGGACAAGGGGGAGTGGACCTCTCCTGCTGGGCAGCGCTACCCCTACCTCGTCATGCAGTGGGTGGAGGGCCTGTCGCTGTACGCCTGGCGGAACGCGCGAGGCCTCACGCAGGCCTCCGCGGCTCAGGTCTTGTGCCATGTGGCGCGGGCGCTTGCCGATACCTCCTCCGCTGAGCCTCCGCGCTTGCTTCCCCCGGGAGCGTTGGTCACGGTGGCGCCGGAGCTGGAGCGGCTCATCCTCCCGCTCCTCTCCAAGAACAGCCAGGAGCGAGGCAGCGCGGCGGAGCTGGCCCAGGCACTGGAGCAAGCAGCGGCCAGCGCTGGGCATGCGCCCATCGCGGCAAGCCCTTCTGTGATGGAGACCCAGAAGACGGCCCGCCCTGGTCCTCGACCACGCCTCACGGTGCCCTCGTGGCTGACGTGGGCTGGCAGCTCAGCGCTCGGTGCCTGTGTAGTAATTGCCGTCTGGACCGGAGTCCACGGGCCGAAAGCGCCAGAGGCCACGCACCCGTCTGTGCGGGCTGAAGAAGAGAAGCCGGAGGCGAGCGTTTCGGACGAGCGTAGGACGAGCCTGGCGGATGCCGGAGTCGAGGAAGCCCTCGCCGCTGTGCATGAGCTGCCCAGCGCGCGGTTCGGAACACCGCACTTCGGACGGGAGATGCCTCGGGAGCCCTTCAAGGGACAGCGAAAGCCGCCCTGTGGGCGCTTGGAAGTAGCGATCAATGGGGCGTGCTGGGTCGAAGTGGGAAGGCAGAAGCCACCTTGTGGCAACGACGGGTTCGACTGGAACGGGCTCTGCTACATTCCCAGCTTCAATAGTCCGCGCCAGCCCACCTCCGGGGAACCCTGA
- a CDS encoding DedA family protein, with amino-acid sequence MVESIDNFIMALGMAGLLVLGVAAMLEYVVPPFPGDTITLLGGVYAVRGDQPWPLILLVVTVGSVAGAAINYGFGRWLARKFEANPKAKVLGITHAKLEVVQARMRRSGPWLLLVNRFLPGIRGVIFIAAGAAHVPRRNALLLGTVSCLAHSGLVLSIGAAVGGNLEQLESMMARYQQAVVGLVLIGVLAVVIRTLARRRTATD; translated from the coding sequence ATGGTGGAGTCCATCGACAACTTCATCATGGCGCTGGGGATGGCGGGGCTGCTGGTCCTCGGGGTGGCGGCGATGCTGGAGTACGTGGTGCCGCCCTTCCCGGGAGACACCATCACCCTGCTGGGCGGGGTGTACGCGGTGCGGGGGGATCAGCCCTGGCCGCTCATCCTGCTGGTGGTGACGGTGGGCAGCGTGGCGGGCGCGGCCATCAACTACGGGTTCGGCCGGTGGCTGGCGCGGAAGTTCGAGGCCAACCCGAAGGCGAAGGTGCTCGGCATCACCCACGCGAAGCTGGAGGTGGTGCAGGCGCGGATGCGCCGCAGCGGGCCGTGGCTGTTGCTGGTCAACCGGTTCCTGCCCGGCATTCGCGGCGTCATCTTCATCGCCGCGGGCGCCGCGCATGTTCCCCGCCGCAACGCGCTGCTGCTGGGCACGGTGTCGTGCCTGGCGCACAGCGGGCTGGTGCTGTCCATCGGCGCGGCTGTGGGTGGGAACCTCGAGCAGCTGGAGTCGATGATGGCCCGGTACCAGCAGGCCGTGGTGGGGCTGGTCCTCATCGGGGTGTTGGCGGTGGTGATTCGCACGCTGGCGCGGCGGCGCACCGCGACGGACTGA